Proteins encoded within one genomic window of Fibrobacterota bacterium:
- a CDS encoding DUF4266 domain-containing protein, whose translation MKAAPHAAAAAAAASSAATVFLSAAAWTTAALLTLALGGCANVKPYEREKLADPIMNLQDVLSKQSIEQKLFSTREAGVGGGSGVGGGCGCAK comes from the coding sequence ATGAAAGCCGCTCCCCATGCCGCCGCTGCGGCGGCCGCCGCCTCTTCCGCGGCCACCGTTTTTTTGTCGGCCGCCGCCTGGACGACCGCCGCCCTGCTTACCCTCGCCTTGGGCGGATGCGCCAACGTGAAGCCGTACGAGCGCGAGAAGTTGGCCGATCCGATCATGAATCTGCAGGATGTCCTGAGCAAGCAAAGCATAGAGCAGAAATTGTTCTCCACCCGCGAGGCCGGAGTCGGGGGAGGCAGCGGAGTCGGGGGCGGATGCGGTTGCGCGAAGTAG
- a CDS encoding TlpA family protein disulfide reductase, giving the protein MSVLRVSVYNFLFAAATLSAAFAGPKPGAPAPGFELPHLLDAGEAGLKDYSGSVVVLDFWASWCAPCAKTLPRLSRMGAGHPGLAVLALSIDEDKGKALDFLGRKEKANPSLTYLHDRNRAVAEAYDLDGMPSLVIVDRKGLIRYRHDGYTESDFKVIEAEIAAVMGGT; this is encoded by the coding sequence ATGTCCGTCCTTCGCGTTTCCGTTTACAATTTCCTCTTCGCGGCTGCGACCCTGAGCGCCGCGTTCGCCGGGCCCAAGCCCGGCGCGCCCGCCCCCGGGTTCGAGCTTCCGCACCTCCTCGACGCGGGCGAGGCCGGCCTCAAGGATTATTCCGGCAGCGTGGTGGTGCTCGACTTCTGGGCCTCATGGTGCGCGCCCTGCGCCAAGACCCTGCCCCGCCTTTCCCGGATGGGCGCCGGCCACCCCGGGCTGGCGGTTTTGGCCCTATCCATCGACGAGGACAAGGGCAAGGCCCTGGACTTCCTGGGCCGCAAGGAAAAAGCCAACCCCAGCCTTACCTACCTGCACGATCGCAACCGCGCGGTCGCCGAGGCCTACGATCTGGACGGCATGCCGTCCCTGGTCATCGTCGATCGCAAGGGCCTGATCCGCTACCGCCACGATGGCTATACGGAATCCGATTTCAAGGTGATCGAGGCCGAGATCGCCGCCGTGATGGGAGGAACATGA